The DNA window CGCTCGAAGGCGATTCGCGCAAGCATGGCACGACGGGAGACGACATCGATTTCGCGCTGCTGGTCGACGGCCTCGAGGCTGAGCGTGAGCAAGGCATCACCATCGACGTCGCTTACCGTTTCTTCGCCACGCCGAAGCGCAAATTCATCGTCGCCGACACACCTGGCCACGAACAATACACCCGCAACATGGCGACCGGCGCCTCGACCGCCAACCTGGCGATCGTGCTGATCGATGCGCGGCAGGGTGTGCTTCGGCAGACCAGGCGCCATTCGATCATCGCCTCACTGCTCGGCATCCGCCATGTCGTGCTGGCCGTCAACAAGATCGATCTTGTCGATTTCGATCAGACGGTTTTCGACCGTATCGTAGAGGATTATGGGCAATTCTCGCGCGCTCTCGGCTTCCAGACCATTGTGCCGATCCCGATGTCGGCCCGTTATGGTGACAATGTCAGCCGCCGATCGGAAAGCATGGAATGGTATTCCGGCCCGACGCTGATCGAGCATCTCGAAACCGTTTCGGTCGACGAGGCCGCGGTCGAACTGCCGTTCCGGTTTCCGGTGCAGTATGTCAACCGGCCCAATCTCGATTTTCGCGGTTTTGCCGGCACGATCGCGTCCGGCTCGGTTGCACCCGGCGACGAGGTGGTCGTCGCCAAATCCGGCAAGGCCTCGCGGGTCAAGCGCATCGTCGCGCATGGCGGCGATCTCGCCCAGGCCGTCGCCGGCCAGGCCATCACCCTTGTGCTTGACGACGAGGTCGAGGTCTCCAGAGGCAACTTGCTGGTTTCGCCGGCCGCACGGCCGCAGGTCGCCGACCAGTTCGCCGCCAACATCGTCTGGTTCGACGAGGCAGCGCTGCTGCCTGGCCGCTCCTACCTCCTGCGCACCGAGACCGATCAGACCAGCGCCACCGTCACCGATCTGAAATATCGGATCAATGTCAACAACTTTGCCCATGAAGCGGCCAAG is part of the Mesorhizobium loti genome and encodes:
- the cysN gene encoding sulfate adenylyltransferase subunit CysN, with protein sequence MRHVAKSLAPADGVRDYLAAQEKKSLLRFLTCGSVDDGKSTLIGRLLSDTKQIFEDQLAALEGDSRKHGTTGDDIDFALLVDGLEAEREQGITIDVAYRFFATPKRKFIVADTPGHEQYTRNMATGASTANLAIVLIDARQGVLRQTRRHSIIASLLGIRHVVLAVNKIDLVDFDQTVFDRIVEDYGQFSRALGFQTIVPIPMSARYGDNVSRRSESMEWYSGPTLIEHLETVSVDEAAVELPFRFPVQYVNRPNLDFRGFAGTIASGSVAPGDEVVVAKSGKASRVKRIVAHGGDLAQAVAGQAITLVLDDEVEVSRGNLLVSPAARPQVADQFAANIVWFDEAALLPGRSYLLRTETDQTSATVTDLKYRINVNNFAHEAAKSLDMNEVGICNISTRTPIAFDPFAENRTTGAFILIDRISNATVGAGMILHTLRRAENIHWQSLDVGKRVRADMKNQQPAVFWLTGLSGSGKSTIANLFEKKLFATGRHTYILDGDNVRHGLNRDLGFTDADRVENIRRVAEVARLMADAGLIVIVSFISPFSAERRMARELMADGEFIEVFVDTPFEECARRDPKGLYARALNGEIKNFTGVDSPYEAPENPEIHLKTLGRSAEEMVDALEHWLNERDIAEDQHASGGI